The following are encoded in a window of Pseudomonadota bacterium genomic DNA:
- a CDS encoding DMT family transporter produces the protein MRETGDNFTLVEYLPLLESNPQKNSHPLKGAFYFLLGVLAYSIANVFIKTSSEYYPLGEMVILRGLIFFIPLTFYILIRHFKHLSSVFSTSHLKIHAFQGILSAFCLYFLFYAFDLMPLSDATAISFSETFIITLLSFFFFKEPIKLKNWLAITLGFGGVLIITKPFTAPFTLHLKPALACVLAVTFDALVLLSFRKIVKQDRILTILFYYALFSTLGGMIFTPFETWVPLIQDHVWDILGLGVFGALGQSFLVLAFRQASPAFLAPLIYTQLLWSLLFDEMIWNQPPSSSLILGSFIIIFSGIYLLKHTKSHAPLK, from the coding sequence ATGAGAGAAACTGGAGATAACTTTACGCTCGTTGAATACCTTCCTCTTTTAGAAAGCAATCCCCAAAAGAACTCTCATCCTCTAAAAGGTGCTTTTTATTTTCTTTTGGGTGTCCTTGCTTATTCAATTGCAAATGTTTTTATTAAAACATCCTCCGAATATTATCCCCTCGGAGAAATGGTCATTTTAAGGGGACTTATTTTTTTCATCCCTTTAACTTTTTATATTTTAATCCGTCACTTTAAGCATCTCTCTTCGGTTTTTTCGACATCTCATCTTAAAATTCATGCCTTTCAAGGGATTTTATCAGCTTTTTGTCTTTATTTTTTATTTTATGCTTTTGATTTGATGCCTCTTTCGGATGCAACAGCAATTAGTTTCTCTGAAACGTTTATTATTACTCTTCTTTCTTTTTTCTTTTTTAAAGAGCCTATAAAACTTAAAAATTGGCTTGCAATTACCCTTGGCTTTGGAGGCGTTTTAATTATAACGAAGCCCTTTACAGCTCCCTTTACGCTTCATCTTAAACCTGCTCTTGCTTGTGTCTTAGCCGTTACTTTTGATGCACTTGTTTTGCTTTCTTTTCGTAAGATTGTTAAACAGGATAGAATCCTTACCATTTTATTTTATTATGCTTTGTTTTCAACACTTGGAGGGATGATTTTTACGCCTTTTGAGACATGGGTTCCTCTCATTCAAGACCATGTATGGGACATCCTTGGGCTTGGGGTTTTTGGAGCGCTGGGTCAAAGTTTTCTTGTTCTTGCTTTTCGGCAAGCAAGTCCTGCTTTTTTAGCACCTTTAATTTATACACAGCTTCTGTGGTCTTTATTATTTGATGAAATGATTTGGAATCAACCGCCCTCGTCTTCACTCATTTTAGGGAGCTTTATTATTATTTTCAGTGGCATTTATCTTCTGAAACATACTAAAAGTCACGCTCCTCTTAAATAA